In Buchnera aphidicola (Kaburagia rhusicola ensigallis), the following are encoded in one genomic region:
- the rpoB gene encoding DNA-directed RNA polymerase subunit beta, protein MVYSYTEKKRIRKDFGKRPQVLDIPYLLSIQLNSFQKFIKQDPNGLHGLEAAFRSIFPITSYNGHAELQYIDYHLGNTIFDVKECQTRGTTYSAPLRVKLRLIIYERETLEKTIRYVKEQEVYMGEIPLMTKNGTFIINGTERVVVSQLHRSPGVFFDSDKGKTHSSGKVLYNARIIPYRGSWLDFEFDPKDHLFIRIDRRRKLPVSILLRALNFTTEEILNIFFKKNIFKMFPKKIIMELIPTRLRGETATFDFNSKNKTYIKKGQRITARHINLLKKDNITSIEVPIEYLVGKISAKNYYNKKTKDIIVQANSELNTEIIKKLKLNGYSEIQTIFTNDLDHGPYISETLKIDLTQDRPSALIEIYRMMRPGEPPTRDAAENLFENLFFSEERYDLSSVGRMKFNRSLLRTKIEGKGTLSKIDIIDVIKKLIDIRNGKGNVDDIDHLGNRRIRSVGEMAENQFRIGLIRVERAVKERLSLGDLDLLMPQDMINAKPISAAIKEFFGSSQLSQFMDQNNPLSEITHKRRISALGLGGLTRERAGFEVRDVHPTHYGRVCPIETPEGPNIGLINSLSVYARTNIYGFLETPYQKVKEGTITNEIEYLSAIEEGNFIIAQANTNSNENGCFTDDLVTCRYKGESSLFHKNQVNYMDVSTQQIVSVGASLIPFLEHDDANRALMGANMQRQAVPTLISDKPLIGTGMERTVAIDSGVTEIAQRGGIIKYIDASRIVIKVNTEEMLPGEAGIDIYNLTKYTRSNQNTCINQIPCVSLGEKIEKGNVLADGPSTDLGELALGQNMRVAFMPWNGYNFEDSILISEKVVQKDKFTTIHIQELACISRDTKLGSEEITSDIPNVGEAALSKLDESGIVYIGAEVNGGDILVGKVTPKGETQLTPEEKLLRAIFGEKASDVKDSSLRVPNGVSGTVIDVQVFTRDGVEKDNRALKIENMQLQKIKKDLTEEFKIFEFSIFNQIKSILLSSGMDINNLNKLSKKEWLKISVNDKKNQTKLIQLSSQYDDLKKEFETKLEIKHKKITQGDDLTPGVLKIIKVYLAVKRQIQPGDKMAGRHGNKGVISKINPIEDMPYDQNGVPIDIVLNPLGVPSRMNIGQILETHLGLASKGIGDKINEMLEKNDSIANIRNFIQKAFNLGEHIRQKVNLNTFSDDEILCLAQNFRHGMPIATPVFDGARENEIKELLKLANLPSSGQITLFDGRTGEKFERPVTVGYMYMLKLNHLVDDKMHARSTGSYSLVTQQPLGGKAQFGGQRFGEMEVWALEAYGAAYTLQEMLTVKSDDVSGRTKMYKNIVDGNYKMEPGMPESFNVLLKEIRSLGINIELEND, encoded by the coding sequence ATGGTTTACTCTTATACTGAAAAAAAACGTATTCGCAAAGACTTCGGCAAACGTCCACAAGTGCTTGATATACCATACCTTCTTTCTATTCAACTCAATTCTTTCCAAAAATTTATAAAACAAGATCCTAACGGTTTACATGGATTAGAAGCTGCATTTCGTTCAATATTTCCAATTACTAGTTATAATGGTCACGCTGAATTGCAATATATAGACTATCATTTAGGAAATACTATTTTTGACGTAAAAGAATGCCAAACTCGAGGTACTACTTATTCAGCACCACTGCGCGTAAAATTACGCCTAATCATATATGAACGCGAAACGTTAGAAAAAACAATTAGATACGTTAAAGAACAAGAAGTATACATGGGAGAAATTCCATTAATGACAAAAAATGGAACATTCATCATCAATGGAACTGAAAGAGTTGTAGTATCTCAATTACATCGAAGTCCAGGCGTATTTTTTGATAGCGATAAAGGAAAAACACATTCATCAGGAAAAGTCTTATATAATGCACGCATTATTCCATATAGAGGGTCATGGTTAGATTTCGAATTTGATCCAAAAGACCACTTATTTATTCGTATTGATAGACGGAGAAAACTACCTGTAAGTATTCTTTTAAGAGCATTGAATTTCACTACAGAAGAAATTTTGAATATATTTTTTAAAAAAAATATTTTTAAAATGTTTCCTAAAAAAATCATAATGGAGTTAATTCCTACAAGATTACGTGGAGAAACTGCAACTTTTGATTTTAACAGCAAAAATAAAACTTACATAAAAAAAGGCCAACGTATTACTGCTCGACACATTAATTTATTAAAAAAAGATAATATTACTTCTATAGAAGTACCAATAGAATACTTAGTAGGAAAAATATCAGCGAAAAATTATTATAATAAAAAAACCAAAGATATTATTGTACAAGCTAACTCTGAACTCAATACTGAAATAATTAAAAAATTAAAATTAAATGGCTATTCTGAAATTCAAACAATATTTACTAACGATTTAGATCATGGACCATACATTTCTGAAACATTAAAAATAGATCTTACACAAGATCGACCTAGCGCATTAATTGAAATTTATCGAATGATGCGTCCTGGAGAACCTCCAACACGTGATGCTGCAGAAAACTTATTTGAAAATCTATTTTTTTCTGAAGAAAGATATGATCTTTCATCAGTTGGACGGATGAAATTTAATCGTTCTTTACTAAGAACAAAAATAGAAGGGAAAGGAACTTTAAGTAAAATAGATATTATCGATGTAATAAAAAAATTGATTGATATTAGAAATGGAAAAGGAAATGTTGATGATATTGATCATTTAGGAAATAGAAGAATAAGATCAGTAGGAGAAATGGCAGAAAATCAATTTAGAATAGGATTAATACGAGTTGAAAGAGCTGTGAAAGAAAGACTATCTTTAGGAGATTTAGACTTACTCATGCCTCAAGACATGATTAATGCTAAACCAATTTCAGCCGCTATAAAAGAATTTTTTGGATCTAGTCAATTATCTCAATTTATGGATCAAAACAACCCATTATCAGAAATTACACATAAACGCCGTATTTCTGCATTAGGACTAGGTGGGTTAACTAGAGAAAGAGCTGGATTTGAAGTGCGAGATGTACACCCTACACATTATGGTCGAGTATGTCCAATTGAAACCCCAGAAGGACCGAATATAGGTTTAATAAATTCTTTATCTGTGTATGCAAGAACAAACATATATGGTTTTTTAGAAACTCCCTATCAAAAAGTAAAAGAAGGAACCATAACTAATGAAATAGAATATCTTTCTGCTATTGAAGAAGGAAATTTTATCATTGCACAAGCCAACACTAACTCAAATGAAAATGGTTGTTTTACGGACGATTTAGTAACATGTAGATATAAAGGCGAATCTAGTTTATTCCATAAAAATCAAGTGAACTATATGGACGTGTCTACTCAGCAAATAGTCTCTGTGGGTGCATCATTAATTCCATTTTTGGAACACGATGATGCTAATAGAGCTCTGATGGGTGCTAATATGCAACGACAAGCAGTTCCTACACTTATATCAGACAAACCATTAATAGGAACTGGAATGGAACGAACTGTAGCTATTGACTCAGGAGTAACAGAAATAGCTCAAAGAGGCGGAATAATTAAATATATAGATGCATCTAGAATTGTCATTAAAGTTAATACAGAAGAAATGCTTCCTGGAGAAGCAGGCATAGATATTTATAACCTTACAAAATACACTAGATCTAATCAAAACACATGTATAAATCAAATACCATGTGTATCTTTAGGAGAAAAAATAGAAAAAGGAAATGTATTAGCAGATGGTCCATCAACCGATTTAGGAGAACTAGCTTTAGGACAAAACATGCGCGTAGCTTTCATGCCTTGGAATGGATATAACTTTGAAGACTCTATCTTAATTTCAGAAAAAGTTGTTCAAAAAGATAAATTTACTACAATTCATATTCAAGAATTAGCATGTATCTCTAGAGATACCAAATTAGGATCTGAAGAAATCACATCAGATATACCTAACGTAGGAGAAGCTGCACTATCTAAATTAGATGAATCAGGTATTGTCTACATCGGAGCTGAAGTAAATGGAGGAGATATCTTAGTCGGAAAAGTAACTCCAAAAGGTGAAACACAATTAACGCCAGAAGAAAAATTATTAAGAGCTATATTTGGAGAAAAAGCTTCCGATGTCAAAGATTCTTCTTTAAGGGTTCCTAATGGAGTATCTGGAACAGTTATTGATGTACAAGTATTTACTCGAGACGGAGTAGAAAAAGATAATAGAGCACTAAAAATAGAAAATATGCAACTTCAAAAAATTAAAAAAGATTTAACAGAAGAATTTAAAATATTTGAATTCAGCATATTTAACCAAATAAAATCAATTCTATTATCGTCAGGAATGGACATAAATAACTTAAATAAATTATCTAAAAAAGAATGGTTAAAAATTTCTGTAAATGACAAAAAAAATCAAACAAAATTAATACAACTATCTTCGCAATACGACGATCTTAAAAAAGAATTTGAAACAAAATTAGAAATTAAACATAAAAAAATTACTCAGGGAGATGATTTAACTCCTGGAGTTTTAAAAATTATTAAAGTTTATTTAGCAGTAAAAAGACAAATTCAACCTGGTGACAAAATGGCTGGACGTCATGGAAATAAAGGAGTAATTTCAAAAATTAATCCTATAGAAGACATGCCATATGATCAAAACGGAGTACCTATAGATATTGTATTAAATCCTTTAGGAGTTCCATCTAGAATGAACATTGGACAAATTTTAGAGACTCATTTAGGACTAGCGTCAAAAGGAATAGGAGATAAAATCAATGAAATGTTGGAAAAAAATGATTCTATTGCAAATATTCGAAATTTTATCCAAAAAGCCTTTAATTTAGGTGAACACATCCGACAAAAAGTTAATTTAAACACTTTTTCCGATGATGAAATACTATGTTTAGCACAAAATTTTAGACATGGTATGCCTATTGCAACACCTGTCTTTGATGGAGCAAGAGAAAATGAAATAAAAGAATTATTAAAATTAGCCAATTTACCTTCTTCTGGACAAATAACTCTCTTTGATGGACGAACCGGTGAAAAATTTGAAAGACCAGTAACTGTGGGTTACATGTATATGCTAAAACTTAATCACCTTGTAGATGACAAAATGCATGCAAGATCTACTGGATCTTATAGTCTAGTCACTCAGCAACCATTAGGTGGAAAAGCCCAATTTGGAGGACAAAGATTCGGAGAAATGGAAGTCTGGGCTCTAGAAGCTTATGGCGCTGCTTATACTTTACAAGAAATGCTAACAGTAAAATCAGACGATGTTAGTGGAAGAACTAAAATGTATAAAAACATAGTAGATGGAAATTATAAAATGGAACCAGGAATGCCCGAATCTTTTAATGTTTTATTAAAAGAAATCAGATCTTTAGGAATTAACATAGAATTAGAAAATGATTAA
- the rplL gene encoding 50S ribosomal protein L7/L12, with protein sequence MSITKEQILEAISEMSVKNVIELISDMEKKFGVSAESSINSLSSSITKPVEEKTEFDIILKSIGGNKVSVIKAVRSSTGLGLKEAKDLVESAPTVIKERITKIEAESLKKILDETGAEVEIK encoded by the coding sequence ATGTCCATAACAAAAGAGCAAATTTTAGAAGCCATATCAGAAATGTCAGTAAAAAATGTTATCGAATTAATTTCTGACATGGAAAAAAAATTTGGTGTATCAGCTGAGTCATCTATAAATTCTTTATCTTCTTCAATTACAAAACCCGTAGAAGAAAAAACAGAATTTGACATTATATTAAAATCAATTGGTGGAAATAAAGTATCAGTTATAAAAGCTGTAAGAAGTTCTACTGGCTTAGGGTTAAAAGAAGCAAAAGATCTAGTAGAATCAGCCCCTACTGTAATTAAAGAACGCATCACTAAAATAGAGGCTGAATCTTTAAAAAAAATTTTAGATGAAACAGGTGCTGAAGTAGAAATTAAATAA
- the rplJ gene encoding 50S ribosomal protein L10, whose translation MVLNFPKKKEIVSKIHNITKKALSIVIADSRNIKVNNITELRVLARKVGVTLGVFKNTLVNLGIKNTQFECLKELLIGPVLIGYSIDHPRSAARLFREFSINNTNFKILGAVFKGKILPSCNIGELADIPTYKEVISRLMIVMKTTAIGKLIQILVSIKQLKNKK comes from the coding sequence ATGGTACTAAACTTTCCAAAAAAAAAAGAAATAGTTTCTAAAATTCATAATATAACTAAAAAAGCATTATCAATAGTTATCGCTGATTCAAGAAATATAAAAGTAAATAATATAACTGAATTACGAGTATTAGCTAGAAAAGTAGGAGTAACATTAGGAGTTTTTAAAAATACTTTAGTTAATTTAGGCATTAAAAATACTCAATTTGAATGTTTGAAAGAACTACTCATCGGTCCTGTGTTAATTGGTTACTCTATAGATCATCCAAGAAGTGCTGCAAGACTTTTTAGAGAGTTCTCCATAAACAATACTAACTTTAAAATTCTTGGAGCTGTCTTTAAAGGAAAAATACTACCTTCATGCAACATTGGTGAACTAGCAGATATACCTACATATAAAGAAGTAATTAGTAGATTAATGATAGTTATGAAAACAACAGCTATAGGAAAGTTAATACAAATTCTTGTATCTATAAAACAATTAAAAAATAAAAAATAG
- the rplA gene encoding 50S ribosomal protein L1 — protein MKKKTKRMKIMHSLVEEKKNYDIEEGITLLKKIATSKFNESVDVSINLGINPKKSDQNIRNSTILPHGTGKSVTIAVFTQGANINIAKKCGAEYVGLHDLIEKIKIGNINFNIAIASTDVMRIVNTLGPILGPRGLMPNPKLGTVTDDIKTAITNAKNGQINYKNDKNGIIHTTIGKINFANNKIQDNFHSLIAALQNSKPKNSKGPYIKKITISTTMSLGICINCNNLR, from the coding sequence ATGAAAAAAAAAACTAAAAGAATGAAAATAATGCACAGTTTAGTGGAAGAAAAAAAAAATTATGATATTGAGGAAGGTATTACACTACTCAAAAAAATAGCAACTTCTAAATTTAATGAAAGCGTAGATGTATCTATTAATTTAGGTATTAATCCTAAAAAATCTGATCAAAACATTCGTAATAGTACTATATTACCCCATGGAACAGGAAAATCTGTCACTATAGCAGTTTTTACTCAAGGAGCTAATATTAATATTGCAAAAAAATGTGGTGCAGAATACGTAGGATTACATGATTTAATAGAAAAAATTAAAATTGGAAATATAAATTTTAACATTGCAATTGCTTCCACAGATGTCATGCGTATTGTAAATACGTTAGGACCCATACTTGGACCTCGCGGTTTAATGCCCAATCCAAAATTAGGAACAGTTACTGATGATATTAAAACAGCAATTACGAATGCTAAAAATGGTCAAATAAACTATAAAAATGATAAAAATGGAATTATACATACTACAATAGGAAAAATTAATTTTGCAAATAATAAAATACAAGACAATTTTCATTCCTTAATAGCAGCTTTACAAAATTCAAAACCTAAAAATTCAAAAGGTCCATATATTAAAAAAATAACTATTTCTACAACTATGAGTTTAGGAATTTGCATTAACTGCAACAATTTAAGATAA
- the rplK gene encoding 50S ribosomal protein L11, whose protein sequence is MVKKIQAYIKLQVSAGMANPSPPVGPALGQKGLNIMEFCKSFNEKTNNLEKGLPIPTIITVYSDRSFSFITKTPPASILLKKAAGIKSGSSKPNTEKVGEITYQQAVDIAKVKEIDMTGSNIKNITKSIIGTARSMGLTIKENK, encoded by the coding sequence ATGGTTAAAAAAATACAAGCTTATATTAAATTACAAGTTTCAGCTGGTATGGCTAATCCTAGTCCTCCAGTAGGACCAGCTTTAGGACAAAAAGGTCTCAATATTATGGAATTTTGCAAATCATTTAATGAAAAAACTAATAATTTAGAAAAAGGATTACCTATTCCTACTATAATTACTGTATATTCAGATCGATCTTTTTCTTTTATTACCAAAACACCACCTGCTTCTATTTTATTAAAAAAAGCCGCAGGAATTAAATCTGGTTCTTCTAAACCTAATACAGAAAAAGTAGGAGAAATAACTTATCAACAAGCAGTAGACATTGCTAAAGTAAAAGAAATCGATATGACAGGATCTAATATTAAAAATATAACTAAATCAATTATAGGAACAGCTCGTTCTATGGGTTTAACTATCAAGGAAAATAAATGA
- the nusG gene encoding transcription termination/antitermination protein NusG, translated as MYKNQKQRWYVLQAFSGFEGRVAQSIREHIKLHNMENLFGDVMVPTEEVVEIKAGQRKKSEYKFFPGYVLIQMTMNDSSWHLIRSIPRVLGFIGGTSDKPSPISDKEVNIIINRLKQIGDKPRPKTLFEPGEMVRVNDGPFSDFNGIVEQVDYEKNRLKVSVSIFGRSTPVELDFCQVKKN; from the coding sequence ATGTATAAGAATCAAAAACAACGCTGGTACGTATTGCAGGCTTTTTCTGGTTTTGAAGGACGCGTGGCACAATCAATACGCGAACATATTAAATTGCATAATATGGAAAACTTATTTGGAGACGTAATGGTACCAACTGAAGAAGTTGTAGAAATTAAAGCAGGACAGCGTAAAAAAAGCGAATATAAGTTTTTTCCTGGATATGTTTTAATTCAAATGACTATGAACGATTCTAGTTGGCATTTAATTCGAAGTATACCTCGCGTGTTAGGATTTATAGGAGGAACTTCAGATAAACCTTCTCCCATTAGTGATAAAGAAGTAAATATTATCATAAATCGACTAAAACAAATCGGAGACAAACCACGACCTAAAACATTATTTGAACCCGGAGAAATGGTTAGAGTGAATGATGGTCCATTTTCAGATTTTAATGGAATAGTAGAACAAGTAGACTATGAAAAAAATAGATTAAAAGTATCAGTTTCTATATTTGGAAGATCTACTCCTGTAGAATTAGATTTTTGTCAGGTTAAAAAAAATTAA
- the secE gene encoding preprotein translocase subunit SecE → MTKIIEFYKNSYFLEIIKWFSIGTLILLTFINYYCTNLSLLLRVIIIISLISLTTGILYLTKQGKKFFLLIYESKKEIKKITWPNLRETFHTTVIVIIATFIISLSLWGLDNILIQFVSFVTSLRL, encoded by the coding sequence ATGACCAAAATAATCGAATTCTATAAAAATTCTTATTTTTTAGAAATAATTAAGTGGTTTAGCATAGGAACGTTAATATTATTAACTTTTATAAATTACTATTGCACTAACTTATCTTTATTGTTACGCGTAATCATAATAATATCTTTAATTAGTTTGACTACAGGAATATTATATCTAACAAAACAAGGAAAAAAATTTTTTTTGTTAATTTATGAATCAAAAAAAGAAATAAAAAAAATTACTTGGCCTAATTTAAGAGAAACATTTCATACTACAGTGATCGTAATAATTGCAACTTTCATCATATCCTTAAGTTTATGGGGATTAGATAATATTTTAATCCAATTTGTATCATTCGTAACTAGTTTAAGGTTATAA
- the coaA gene encoding type I pantothenate kinase produces MIIFTLNSNIDHVLHFLVRDIMCHDLIYTKNFTKKHKIPYIIGISGSVASGKSTISQWLRIILQQYFIKKTISVINTDSFLYPNKVLNTLGLMSQKGFPITYNIDFLVRFFLDAKSGVANMIIPVYSHFFYDIIPNYHRVIYASDIFIIEGLHILCPFLYKRKDLSYLSNIFNFSIYIDANDTSLIGWYLSRFLKLKHMSQSHSSSFFNFYSHMSYKEVINSAMEVWYNTNYKNLKQYISPTKRYADCVIKKRCNHSIDCVQFKNMN; encoded by the coding sequence ATGATAATTTTTACTTTGAATTCTAATATCGATCATGTTCTACATTTTTTAGTTAGAGATATTATGTGTCATGATTTAATATACACAAAAAATTTTACAAAAAAGCATAAAATACCCTATATTATAGGCATTTCGGGAAGTGTAGCATCTGGAAAAAGTACTATTTCTCAATGGTTACGTATCATATTACAACAATATTTTATTAAAAAAACTATTTCTGTAATCAATACAGATAGTTTTTTATATCCTAATAAAGTTTTAAATACATTAGGATTAATGTCGCAAAAAGGATTTCCTATAACGTATAATATTGATTTTTTAGTGAGGTTTTTCTTAGATGCAAAGTCAGGCGTTGCAAATATGATTATTCCTGTATATTCTCATTTTTTTTATGATATAATTCCTAATTATCATAGAGTTATTTATGCATCAGACATTTTTATTATAGAAGGTTTGCATATTTTATGTCCTTTTTTATATAAAAGAAAAGATTTGAGTTACCTATCGAATATTTTTAATTTTTCTATTTATATTGATGCAAATGATACCTCATTAATTGGATGGTATCTGAGTCGTTTTCTGAAATTAAAACATATGTCGCAATCTCATTCTAGCTCTTTTTTTAATTTTTATTCTCACATGTCTTATAAAGAAGTTATCAATAGCGCTATGGAGGTATGGTATAATACTAATTATAAGAACTTAAAACAATATATTTCACCTACGAAAAGATATGCTGATTGTGTTATAAAAAAACGGTGTAATCACAGTATTGATTGTGTTCAATTTAAAAATATGAACTAG